The following proteins are co-located in the Trichormus variabilis 0441 genome:
- a CDS encoding phosphoribosyltransferase, protein MLFKDRTVAGQVLAKKLADYANRSNVLVLALPRGGVPVGFEVARALNAPLDVLVVRKLGVPDNEELAMGALAKLPGTGFASGGVRILNQSIVNDIQISDEVIARVAVQEERELERRESMYRGDRPFPNLQGQTVILVDDGLATGATMWAAIIAVRQQQPKEIVIAVPVAAPETCDEMQNKVEKIVCANTPSPFYSVGMWYEKFPQTTDDEVRELLNKANNNHEPLLSGN, encoded by the coding sequence ATGCTATTTAAAGACCGGACAGTAGCAGGTCAAGTTTTGGCTAAAAAATTAGCAGATTATGCTAATCGCTCCAATGTGTTGGTGTTAGCCTTACCTAGAGGTGGTGTACCTGTTGGTTTTGAAGTGGCTAGGGCTTTAAATGCTCCCTTAGATGTGCTGGTAGTGCGTAAGCTGGGTGTACCGGACAATGAAGAATTAGCAATGGGGGCGTTAGCGAAGCTCCCCGGAACGGGGTTCGCTTCTGGTGGTGTACGGATACTAAATCAAAGTATTGTCAATGATATTCAAATCTCTGATGAAGTAATTGCCAGAGTTGCAGTCCAAGAAGAAAGGGAACTCGAAAGAAGGGAAAGTATGTATCGAGGCGATCGCCCTTTTCCCAATTTGCAAGGACAAACCGTGATTTTAGTAGATGATGGTTTAGCCACTGGTGCAACTATGTGGGCTGCCATAATTGCTGTCCGACAACAACAACCCAAAGAAATTGTGATTGCTGTGCCGGTTGCTGCACCTGAAACCTGTGATGAGATGCAAAACAAGGTGGAAAAAATCGTCTGCGCCAATACACCTAGTCCATTTTATAGCGTAGGTATGTGGTATGAGAAGTTTCCACAAACTACGGATGATGAAGTTAGAGAGTTATTAAACAAAGCTAACAATAACCATGAGCCATTATTGTCTGGGAATTAG
- a CDS encoding Na+-translocating NADH-quinone reductase subunit B has translation MLLKDIRDYQIIFLSLFLILGISTRDWTLQPELIAVAIATCLLTQWLLSLVKQGWGLGPGSKGEKMSPSPTSYSPFPELNLRSALITSLGLSLLLRADHWTTMALAAASAIASKFVFQVNNKHFFNPANFGIISALALTPDAWVSPGQWGEEWWYGLLFAGAGGMILRRIGRWDTTAAFLGSYSLLEAVRNLWLGWTWDVYWHRLMSGSLLLFALFMITDPRSIPNARIGRIVWAFSIAIFTFILRNYFFVPTAVFWVLFAFAPLTILVDFLWSAPRFSWMRELSIQDSKII, from the coding sequence ATGTTGCTCAAAGATATACGAGATTATCAAATTATTTTTCTGAGCTTGTTTCTCATACTAGGGATTAGTACAAGGGACTGGACATTGCAACCGGAATTAATAGCAGTAGCGATCGCCACCTGTCTATTAACACAATGGCTATTGTCGCTGGTGAAACAAGGCTGGGGGCTGGGGCCTGGGAGCAAGGGAGAGAAAATGTCTCCCAGCCCTACTTCCTATTCCCCATTCCCTGAGCTAAATCTCCGCAGTGCGTTGATTACTTCTTTGGGACTAAGCTTATTGTTGCGTGCTGATCATTGGACAACAATGGCGTTAGCCGCAGCTAGTGCGATCGCTAGTAAATTTGTCTTTCAAGTCAACAATAAACATTTCTTCAACCCGGCTAATTTTGGCATCATCTCTGCCTTAGCTTTAACTCCTGATGCTTGGGTTTCTCCTGGTCAGTGGGGTGAAGAGTGGTGGTATGGGCTGTTATTCGCTGGTGCTGGTGGCATGATTTTACGGCGTATCGGTCGCTGGGATACAACAGCTGCTTTTTTAGGAAGCTACTCGTTGCTAGAAGCCGTGCGTAATCTCTGGTTGGGCTGGACTTGGGATGTTTACTGGCATCGATTGATGAGTGGGTCTTTGCTGCTATTTGCCTTATTTATGATTACAGACCCCCGATCAATTCCTAATGCCCGAATTGGGCGAATAGTTTGGGCATTCAGCATTGCCATTTTCACTTTTATTTTGCGGAACTATTTCTTTGTTCCCACCGCAGTTTTTTGGGTATTGTTCGCCTTTGCACCCTTGACCATCTTGGTAGATTTTCTGTGGTCTGCACCAAGGTTTTCTTGGATGAGGGAGTTATCAATTCAAGATTCAAAAATAATATGA
- a CDS encoding RNA-guided endonuclease InsQ/TnpB family protein — MLKVVKIRLYPHAQQQQSLAQAFGSCRWLWNYCLNLINQAYKETGKGLSGYQVKKIIPQLKKEHEWLTATYSQCLQQVCLNLGVAFNNFFEKRAKYPRFKSKHGKQSIQYPQNVKVADNYLSLPKIGDVSATIHRPIEGKVKTVTISKNCSNQYFAAILFDDGKDKPSANTDGKAIGIDLGLTHFAITSQGSKFDNPRILDKHEKNLKLKQQQLSRKQKGSNNRIKARNKVARVHRKITNCREDFLHKLSRRIVNENQVIVVENLNVKGMMRNHCLAKSIHQVGWGMFCTMLKYKADMEGKIYQEVDRFFPSSKTCHVCLNQVGSLPLDVRFWTCENCHTKHDRDVNAAINLRDEGLRILTSGTGDKACRPDVSRSNRGRKKSTTTLSAGQEAYTVPQGQCR, encoded by the coding sequence ATGCTCAAGGTCGTCAAAATCAGGTTATATCCACATGCCCAACAGCAGCAGTCATTGGCTCAAGCTTTTGGCAGTTGTCGTTGGCTTTGGAATTACTGTCTGAATTTGATAAACCAAGCATACAAAGAGACAGGCAAGGGGTTGTCTGGATATCAAGTTAAAAAGATAATCCCTCAGTTAAAGAAAGAACATGAATGGCTGACAGCAACCTATTCGCAATGTTTACAGCAGGTGTGCTTGAATCTTGGCGTGGCTTTCAATAACTTCTTTGAAAAAAGAGCTAAATATCCTAGATTCAAATCAAAGCATGGTAAGCAGTCAATACAATACCCTCAAAATGTTAAAGTTGCTGATAATTATTTAAGTCTGCCCAAAATAGGCGACGTATCAGCAACAATTCATAGACCCATTGAGGGAAAAGTTAAAACTGTAACCATATCTAAAAACTGTTCCAATCAATACTTTGCGGCTATTCTGTTTGATGATGGCAAAGACAAACCTTCTGCAAATACAGACGGCAAGGCAATAGGCATTGATTTGGGATTAACTCACTTTGCTATTACTAGTCAGGGGTCTAAGTTTGACAATCCTAGAATACTTGACAAGCATGAGAAGAATCTAAAGCTCAAACAGCAACAGCTATCTAGAAAACAGAAAGGCTCTAACAACCGTATTAAAGCTAGAAACAAAGTTGCTAGAGTTCACAGAAAAATAACTAACTGCCGTGAGGATTTTCTACACAAGCTATCGCGTAGGATAGTTAACGAAAACCAAGTTATTGTGGTTGAAAATCTCAATGTTAAAGGCATGATGCGAAATCATTGTTTGGCTAAATCCATCCATCAAGTAGGATGGGGTATGTTTTGCACAATGCTGAAATATAAGGCAGATATGGAAGGGAAAATTTATCAGGAAGTCGATAGATTCTTCCCTAGTTCAAAAACCTGTCATGTGTGTCTAAATCAAGTTGGCAGTTTACCGCTAGATGTAAGATTCTGGACTTGCGAGAACTGCCATACAAAACATGATCGGGATGTGAACGCAGCTATTAACCTCAGAGATGAGGGACTACGGATTTTGACCTCTGGAACGGGGGATAAAGCCTGCCGCCCAGATGTAAGTCGCAGTAATAGAGGACGTAAGAAATCTACTACTACGCTTTCTGCTGGACAGGAAGCCTACACTGTACCGCAAGGTCAGTGTAGGTAG